In Gammaproteobacteria bacterium, the genomic stretch CTTCGCTCAAGGTCGGTTCATCTACATCTGCTGCCGGATTTGGTCTTTCGGTAATATCAGGTCTGCCAAAAATCGTGCGCACACCTTGATCGATATTAGCGATGAAATGATCAATGGGGCTCATTCGACGATTCATGGGTTTCCTCTATCAGTTGTTGTTGGAGTAACAGTAAGGGATGTACAACAGGGATGTCCAGTCCGGCTTCTTCCAGCCCGAGCTTGATCTGAAGGCGGCAACCGATATTGGAAGTAACAATGATATCTGGATGCTCTGCTGAAATGTCCTCGATAATTCGATTGCGCAACACCTGGTTGTTTTCCTGAGGATCAAGCAGGTGACTGCCTCCTGCACCACAACAAGAGGAGCGCGTTTTCAATACACGTATCTCCAGTTCGGGAATTCGCCCAAGTATAGACATGGAGTCGCCCTCATTCTTTAAGGCATGGCGTTGAGTGCAGGGTTTATGTAGCAAAACACGCTTAGCCAGAGGGCGAAAGCGGGTCGGCCGTGTTTCCAGGATCGCTGAAACAATTTGCGTTAGGTCGGTGATCGGCGTGTTTGGCAATTGTGTCTGCAGGCGTTTAAGTGCAGAGCCGCAACCGCTCGCAATGAAACCGATCTGTGTTATGTGTTTTTGCCCAAATATGGTGATATTGCGTTGTGCATCCTGTTCCATGCCCTGTGCGTCGCCTAAATTCGCTGCTAGTGCGCCGCAACATCCCTGTTCTTGTGGAATGTGAACTTGCTGGCCAAGATTGGTGAGTAAGGTCTGAGCAGCGTGTATGGTATCGGATTCGGCATGGCGACCGATGCAGCCGGTAAAAATGGCAATCCCTGATTTTGTAGACGTCTTTAAGTCGGTCTTCGTGTATGAACTTGTTTGCTTGGCAAGTCGTTGCAGGTGTCCCAGGCCCAGCCGTTGCGTCAGGCCACTGATTTCACCCAGCCACGCGAGACCGCTGCGCTGTACGATTTTACTGGCCTGAAACAGTAGAAGATTCTTACGCGTATCACGCAGGAGTCGAATGATGCGTCTAGTGTTTCCGGGTATCTTGTGTTCCCAGTCGTACGCCTGTTTAAACAGGGCGATCAGCTTGCTGTATTGCACACCGGAGGGGCAAACATTTTCGCATTGGCCGCAGCTGAGACAGCTTTCTATATGTCGTGTCAGCGTCTGGCTCTCGGCTAAATTGTCCTGCGCCCAGGCGTTGATTAAGGAAATGCGACCTCGTGGTGACTCCTGTTCGATGCGTTGAACCTGATAGCTTGGGCAGCTTGTGGAGCACATGCCGCACATGACACAGGTGTCAGCGATTGCCTGGAGTTGATGCTTTATTTCGGTGCGTGGTGGTTTATCCGGCATGGCAATGAATTTTGATAAAACTGGTAGAATGGCGCGATCTTAACAGACTCATGAGAGGAAGCCATTAATGTCT encodes the following:
- a CDS encoding (Fe-S)-binding protein is translated as MPDKPPRTEIKHQLQAIADTCVMCGMCSTSCPSYQVQRIEQESPRGRISLINAWAQDNLAESQTLTRHIESCLSCGQCENVCPSGVQYSKLIALFKQAYDWEHKIPGNTRRIIRLLRDTRKNLLLFQASKIVQRSGLAWLGEISGLTQRLGLGHLQRLAKQTSSYTKTDLKTSTKSGIAIFTGCIGRHAESDTIHAAQTLLTNLGQQVHIPQEQGCCGALAANLGDAQGMEQDAQRNITIFGQKHITQIGFIASGCGSALKRLQTQLPNTPITDLTQIVSAILETRPTRFRPLAKRVLLHKPCTQRHALKNEGDSMSILGRIPELEIRVLKTRSSCCGAGGSHLLDPQENNQVLRNRIIEDISAEHPDIIVTSNIGCRLQIKLGLEEAGLDIPVVHPLLLLQQQLIEETHESSNEPH